A region of the Melanotaenia boesemani isolate fMelBoe1 chromosome 6, fMelBoe1.pri, whole genome shotgun sequence genome:
aaaacattttccttcacTTGATGTTGAGAAAAAGCTGTCCCATCTCCATAATCTCCTGCTGGTGTGCAGATTGGTTCACATGTGGCAACTGTGCAGGTCTTAAAATCTTAATCCCATCCCTTTCACACTCATCAAGCCACTTAATGAGCCCATGTTTCATGGATAAGAGATTTGGATTCCTGGGATAAATGTGACATCTAAGACCAACTTTCCACTCGTTTGCAGTGACCCTTCATCCACAACAAAGTACTTAAATTTGTCAGCCATATCTTGTCCAGTGGTTTCCACACATTTAATGGTAGAGGACAGTGAAAAGATCCCGTTTTGTGccttttttctaaattttgattaaatataatatagtttaatatatatagtttaataaatataaaccagtctaaaGCAAATACATATAATAAACTAAAAGTGACCTGAACTGCAGCTTCTTACTGCAAACAGCCTGTCAGAGACCCACAAACAACTTCAGTGAACTGAAGCGATGAAAAATCCCAACCTCAGTTTAAACAGCTTTCTTCTTCCTGACCTGCAGACCACCTGAAGGGTGCACATGTTTAACTCGCATCTGACGAatacagatttttaatttaaaataatttctgcaaTCAAAGAGCAGCTCTGTCCTGCGTGTCATCCTCCCAGTGGGAGAACAGACAGGTGTTTGTGTGAGAGGCTGTGGACTGCATAAACAGATGTTCATTAGTTTGGACAGCAGAGGTCATTGAAGCTCACACACACCTCCTACAAGAGTTGAGCGATACTGTTATTTCTTTGAAATGAAGGAGATGGGCTGCAGCACGTTAAATGAGGAATGGTGGGATCTTAGGATCTGTTCAGCATTTCTGAGGTGACAGCTGTATGTATCTGTCAGAAAACACTGCTTCTCCTCTAAGCTGGCAGGACGTGTTTCCACTGTTTGTGCTACTGGTCGCTTTCATCTAAAGCAAAAAGACCATAATAGTGCACACTTGTTTTTGTTGGGACCTGTATTTTAATGTTAGCAGTTTTCATCCATTGTGTCAGATATTCacctgttttttgtcttttttttcttgtgttttgctttgtagGGTCTGTACAAATGGATCAGTACAACATACAGGATTATAAAGGTGGTGTTAACCTTGGAAGGTAACAaattaatgtataaatatacagtaaatattattataatctCTGCCAGacgtttgtctgtctgtctgttagcaacataactcaaaaagttatggatggattttgattcaattttcaggaaatctccaaaatggaataaggaacaagtgactggttttttgggggtgatccggatcactgtctggatccaggattttttttaacactaaaacTATTGCTATACCCCCCAGAACTGCCAGAGGGGGCCATTTTGACACCCTGCTGACGAagcaataaaatgataaagatgCTGTTTACAGAGATCAGTTTCCCCcctttgaatcttttttttttttaataatttagaaGTAAACAaagcttcaataaataaattattaatttattagcCTGTGGGATTATTTCGGGCTTGTACTTCAAATAGAAAAAGTCAAATGCTAGCTACAACATTCACTTATCAACTAgcataaaacaaaattcaatctgtttttatgtatttatatttttaccaaaCATTTGAAAGGGAAAAAGCATCTTTAGCATATAATGCTAAAGTAAACAGAGCgctggatgtcagctgatattAATTTTCTGTATTGCATGTTGAGAGCTCAAAAATGAACGCACAGCGGGTCATTCTGGCATAAAGCAGCTCCGGTAGAGGGCTGGAGGGGAGAAAATCAAGATGACGTCATTGTTAGACCCAGATTATGTTGATATTTTGAATCTGGTGATCCAGAAGATTCAAAATATAGGGGGTACTGGGTGGGTTGTAGGCCTTTTGGGGTtcttctcaggtgagtgaccctatggctaGGCTTAACTCTTTGTgctgctctattggactgagatctggtgactttcagtcgttggagtccagtgaactttcggtcatgttctagaaagcagctggagatgatctgagctttgtgacatggtgcattatcctgctggaagtagcatcagaagatgctccactgtggtcatgaagggatggacatggtcagcaacaatactcaggtaggctgtggtggttaaaccaggacatgTTGGTAGTAAGGGACTCAGagtgggacaagaaaatatccccccaccatgacaccacaagcagcctgaactgttgatccaaggcaggatgggcTTGTTTGGaggaaacaaacatgttttcgtGTTGTTCCACCAGATTTTGAGCCTAGCATCCTATcatctcatcagaccagcaacgtttctccatcttctattgtccagtgttggtgagtgtgtgtgaattgtagcctcagtttcctgttcttagctaacaggaggcacccggtgtgtcttctgctgctgtagcccatctgcttcaaggttggacgtgttgtgggTTCAGAggtgctgttctgcagatcttggtaggaaccagtgctcaCTGGGGTTCCTgatgcctttctatcatctccaaccagtctgcccattcttgttcactgaatattttctcttcttcacaccattctctgtaaacactagagatggttgtgtgtaaaaatcccagtagatcagcagtttctgaaataccacCATGTCACATTTAAAGCCACTTAGATCCATTTtctcctcattctgatgctcagtttaaactccagccggtcgtcttcaccacgtctacatgactagaagTATGACgttgctgctgtgtgattggctgattagatatttgtattGGCAGGAAATTGATCAGGTGATCCTGATAGTGATGGGTgtaatatttatacatttactaATGAACAATAAAATTACTATAAAAGTAGTTTTAAATGTCAATATATTTCACATGAATAACTATCAAAgtactatttattttaatcattttgaatAATAGTTAATTGTGTGGAAAAAACAATtagctttaaattattttgttatctTTGTAATCGCAAGATAAGACGATTAACCTAcaaataatgtgaaaaaaaagatcaatcgTGGCCACTTCGGGAATGAAAAAGGCTTCATTTTGAACAAATCTCTTTGTGAAATGACTTCATGATTTACTAATCAACAAGAAATTCAACCTCCGCCTACAATTAAGTCTTAATTGTGCTAATtgacaaactgtaaaaacagcTCCAAACTTTATCAGTTTGACTTTTATTCAATCAGACATTAGTGTGAATTTCCAGCAAGAACGTTATTCAATAAATTAAAGTTAGACCACTTTTCTGGCACTCTGTCAACATTAAACATCCACGTATCACGTTCTGTTCCTTTCTGCTGCACCCGCTGCATGTTCAGTCCTGATCCCAAGTCCTCACATCCAGTTATTTCACGTGCAGctttacatacaaacacaattttgtaaaatccaaatattttcattaaaaagagaaaatttagcATTATAGTGCAAAGCGTTGGGCAGCTCCTTGCATGTCTGGTAGTTTCTCACATCTTTCTTGTACTGACTCATTTCATTTCTCAAAGCTTTTCAGAGCAGATTTAAAGATGCTCGCCAGTTTTAAACTGAATGTGTTTTCAGCTGTTCTGCTCCGAGTGTGAAGACCTTCACATCCAACCTTCAATCTGATCgttcttttcattcattcagacaGGAGGTCAACCTCCCTCATGTTTTTCTGAATCATAACTTACTCGTGCACTGCATTCTtaattcttattttaatttggtTTCCAGTAAGTACAAAACACCCTGCCAGAAAGACGGTGCTTGATCTGATTCTGGCCTTCTGTGAAGTGAATGGTGTTTCTCTCCTTGGCCTTCACCACACTTAGTTCAATCTGCAGCATGAACAGAAACCATGAACACTGGTCCAGGTCAGCTCGacgttttatattttttcttagcTGCACCTCACTTTTGTGAATAAAACATCTTGAGAATAAAAGCAATGACAATCAGTTTGGGAAAGCCTTGAGGAaagtggaactgcagttttttctgAAACTGACACCTCTGATCTTCACCTTTACATCTTCATCTCTTAAAGCGAAACTACATAAGATTTGatccatttttaattcatgttttctggACCTTATatcaaaatattctgattttacAAACTTGATccatttgcatttatttcttaagttatttaaattttctatgTACTATTCATAGGTGCCAGTAGTTCTGATCAAGTATGTGTGTCATCACAAACATGCACTGTGACCATTTCCGCTCCAATAATCATCTCCTCAAGTCATTTCATAAACACCTTCAGTCGTTGCATTAAGTGGTGCAGACACCACTGATGATGTCAAATATCAGCTTTGgctatcagaaaaaaatacattaaaaaacataatttctctCTAATTACATTATAAAAGACACAAGGTGGTACCTCCAGCCTCCAGAAAGGCTCCAACACTACACAGATAACAATGAgcttcaagttttattttcctATCAACCAGAAAGATTAGCGCTGCTCTCTTCACTGCCACTGAAGCCACCTctcgtatgtgtgtgtgattcctGTCTGGTCAACTACGCGTCAAAGTCCAGATTGGATGAGCCGTGTAAATCCAGTCTGAAATGACGGAGCCAGACTCAGCGCTgccagctgagctgctgtcttgTCTACACTTCCAGCGCATCGTGGCAGGGTTCAGACAATGAGGGATCAAAGTGGACACTTAAATAGACAACAGGTGATCGGTGACATGAGCCAGGACAGGGATAGTGCAATGCTTCACTCCTCTTTCCAGATGCTctgagaaataaatgtttatttgccCCCTATTTGTTACTCAGGAAATCAGGACGAGCCTTTTTAATAGAGGACAACCATGATTCACTAATCGCCTTTCTTTCTAAAAAAAGCTTTTCCCTCAGAGACTCTGTCTTTGGTTTCCTGCAGCTTCTCAGAGAGTTTGTCTTTAGTCTCTTCCATTTTCTCAGAGAAGCGTTCTTTTGTCTCTTCCATTTTCTCTGAAAACCTCTCCTTTGTCTCTTCCATCTTTTCTGTCAGCAACTCCTTCGTCTCCTCCATTTTGTCCTGGAGGTACTCTTTAACCGGCGGCGGTGTGGACAGGTAGCCGTGCTTTCGGAGATACTGAACTGACAGCGATGTGCCGCCCAAAGTCACAGCATATCTGGCAGGGGTTGCAATCTGTGGGAGATAAaaaaatttagaaataaaatatttcagatgaCCTGTATGGGCTTTTTAATGAGCAAGCAGTTGAGACAACTGCTAAAGAAAGCTCAAGAACAagagcaaacaaaaacattacttaAAGTTAAGGCCTTaaaacctacaaaaaaaaaccctgggATTTTAAGGGTTAAGCATAGTGACACAAACTACAGGTCCTGGTTAAGATTACCTTGTACATGGCGTACGCAGTCAGTGCGTAGCCACTCGATGAGTCTCTCAAAAGGCCAACTAGTGACTCTGGTAGACCAATCATCTCCAGGAATGGCACTACATTCACACCTCTGCATGtgacaaaacaaaaggaaaaacagggAAGGGAAGTTTTTACAAGGTGCTACAAAAAAAGTAAAGGGATGTGTTCAATCACACAGAGCTGATGAAATCCAGCTGTTTGGAAACATGTTCATCTATAAGAGCAGCATGACTTACTTCATAGCAGCATAATAGAAAGTTCCAAACCAGACGGAGGATGTGACCAGATGCACCGGAATCATCACCTTCCCGTACTGTTTGAAGGTCTTCTTAAACCTTTGGTACAGGCCGATGGACTTGTCCTGAAGTGGATCCACCTCTATGGGATCAGGCTCAGCTTCCCTTTTCTGGACGTTTTGTGATGGAGGTGTGGAGCTGGGCTGTGGCTCCTCTTGAGGCGGCTGGTGTTTTGGTTGATGCGCTGCTTTGCTGCAGGCTGACGTGGAGAGCCATCGCCGGCCAACAGGCTGCAACAGCGACAGGCGGAGTGTGCAGCAGCTGAAAACGAGCGGACACTCCGGGACGGCACCGCCAACCATTAGCGCGCGCACTGCAGCCGCCCGCTGCAGTGTCCCACGAGTTAAGATGCGCTGCATtgtcatcctcctcttcctcctccttcctgcTGGCTGGAATGTTCAACCACAGACAGACAAtctattaaaatgaattaaaattacTGGCAAAGAAATTTCATTCTGCTTAATTTATAGGGAAGCATACTGCACCCCACAATGATGGGGGGGGGGACAACTTGGCTGCAGTAAAAAGTTGGaactcctgttttgtttttactgctaacatgtaagaaaataacagaataacCCCCTAAgccatatttaattaaaataaggaaaaagagATTCGTGCGCTTTGTTTTAACGTTATCGAAGTGATGTTTTAAGGGGTGCGTCCACTCAATGAGGAAAACAGCCCAGTTTGTTATGGGACAACTTCCAGCAGCTAGCAAAACAAATTCAGTTCTAAAACCGGAAGTCGTAACGAGTATATTCAACGCAAAAGTACACAAGACtagactgttaaaaaaaactacaacgtCACTTTCTAAGTATTATTATCTGTAACCGGAAGTTTGAGGATGGTGTTATTTGCACAGTCGTCTACGTTATACTACTTGACATTGGCCATCTATGTCTGGAGGACAAGAGCCTTTTTAAGTTGCTGAAAAGCTAAGGCGCTCTCCAGCGGTGTGGGGGAAATCACCTATAATACCAGAATAATGTGTTTTAACTGGACATTGACTGGCAGACAGGTTTATTAAGGCCACTATCTGAACAGCTGCCAACTTTAGCTTCTGACGCCTGACGTTACTTAGCTCATGGTTAGCCGTTAGCTAGCTGCACTGCTAATCCTCACTGGCAAGAATGTAAGGCGTTATAAGCCAGGCAAAAACACTGCAGCTGAGAAGAAAAAGCAGACCACACTTACATTGGAAGTAGGATTATAAGGTCAAAATCAAGAAGTTTTTCTCAATCCTGAAGGCCATGCGAGTGAGCCTGGACTGTGTGTCGTTCAAGGACCACATTTACCGTTGCTACAGCTCGGGCTGCGTGGAAAGCAGCATGTAACCGTGTATGCGCAGAGAATCATGGGAAATGCTGTTCCTCTGATTCGGGATTTCCATAGCTTCTTGACATTTGAGAACATCATTTCCCACCATGCATAGCGCAAAGGGAAGTTATTGGAGAGGACGGTCTTGAAACTTGGGTGAAGTGATTTGTTTTCAACTCACTGTAACAGTTCCATCTCTGCactaaacaataataatttgtcatgcataattttactttttttttccacaagtaAAATGACCAATTATAGGTTTGGCACAACAactaataaaaaagacaaaggcATGGTTGTGTTCTATCTAAAATTACAATCCGACGGATAAAAACGAAAAAATGGTGTTGCTTCTAATACTAATTACATTCTTAAACCagcataaaatatgtaaaactgctCGCATAAAAAATATTGCTTATTATAACGTGGCACTTGGTACATCCTGTAATATATGAGTTTGACCACCAGATGGCTGATTGCTCCCACTGCAAGGCAAAACAGGTTTATTTGTGTGGCATATtacatgtacaagacaactcaAAAAGCTttgtataaaacattaaaatgtgagaattaatataaacaaaaaagaaataaaataaagaattaaagagGTAATTAAAGAATACattcaaatatatttattttgattgcAGCAAACTGACAACATTAAAAGCTAATTAcacaaaataacaacataatGAGTCTGTGTAAGATATAGTTAgaatttatttgaaagaaacCAACTTTTTATCAGTTCCAATGccctttccaccattttaatgACCTGTGTTAAGTTCTCCCCCCAAGTAAAGAAAAGTTGTATCATCAGCAAGTAGAAGAGGACTTTAGAAGCTGAGAAACTTTGAATAGACTGTTTATATACAAGATAAAGAGTTTTGGACCAAGCACTGACCCATGAGGAATCCCACGTGTAATATATTTGAGTTCTGATTTCATACTGTCTAACTGGATTTTAAAATTTTCCCTtttcaccagaaaaaaaaacctgagctTAAATGTaacaagaaaatacatttaatgcaGGTTTAAATATAAGCTAAGATGTCTTTTTTGTCAGAACAACTTTGTGGCTTTACAACTGAATGCAAGGCGAAATGTTACATTgagcaaaatacacattcacatgtttCATAGCATTAATACAGTGTGTAACTTCTGGTAACTtcaaatataaacttttttttttttatctcagcatGCTGGGGCTGTGCTGCATGAATTAAAACACTTCCAGACTAGTACAAAGGTTTAATGAACTGTGTAAGTCATGGGCTGCAGATTAGCACATAATTACACATTGAACAAATACACAATTTGAGAACGATAACATCCCCATGAGGTCCACAAAACCACAGAGTCAGTTTAATTTGAAAAGAACAGGAACATGTGTGGCAGGCAGATTGAGACTCAGAACCACAAAAGAGCTTTTATACAACCAACCACCAAATcatattaaaagtaaatattgcCTTATTTGCTATTAAATATTCATGCATTAGCTAAAATAACCTTctgatatatttaaaatgattttttttccaaatagaACTGTATACATTTTCCCTTTGATTAAGTGGGCTATTTAAGGTTTAAACCTTAAAAACTGCAGAATGCCAACGTTCATCATGGCATACCaccataaaaggaaaaaaacaacattcaaCTCCAGTCTTGATTAAGTTAAGGTTTTTCCTTACATCCCGTACTATGTACATCCAGCATCACTCTTCTCTCGCTTCTTACAAAGTATATAAAGGCTTTGACCAAAACCATTCATTAACAAGACACAGGGTAACACAGGTGTCTACAAGtttgtacaataaaaacattcactgcAAATTAGTTTTCACCACCATcccacaaaatacaaaattacatCCCTCTTTAACCATTTCCTTAAACCATCAAAACACCTTAaactaataaagcaaaaaagaaaactagctACTTCTTCCCCAatctcccccctctcctccgACCACTTGATTAGTGCGATCCAAGCTAATTAAGCACACCAGGCCCTTGTTAACAACACTCATGGGCGAGCCTCCATGATAGTGATGATGTTCAAAATCACctcagagagagagattagAGACAAACCAAAACATGCACTGAAAATCAACTAAATCAGAGCATTAACCAACTAAATAGAATCCATCTTTAGTGGATcaatacattaacaaaaacaaaggagataCTAATAAATGGCATTAGGGTGTATGTAGATGTATGTGTAACCACATACTGAGCACCTGCTTGGGggggtggaggggggggggggtatgtcTGCATCTCCCTCGCAGGCTGTAATAGTTCTCAACCATTTGCATAAACTGTGCTGTAATACAcagagattacaaaacacaaaagttCAGCCAACTTCTGCTAAAGGGATTCatttattgcaaaaaaaaaaagattgatttGAACTGATTTTAATAGATCATTTTCAATATACTCAGTATGTCTTGTGTCAttgcctttgtgtgttttatgtaatCGGAGTGCCTAGTATCTTGTTGCATTACTATGTGTACAATGTGAATGACTGCAAAGAgactaaaatgcatttattctgtgttaaaaaaaatgtagatatAGTCAATACAACCGAAGTCAATGAGGAGGGAACTTCAGTcccttttgttaaaaaaaaatcagttaatatattaagaaaattaattaaatagtttcaaATCGCTGTGTAGTATAATTATTtttcagatatttatttatacatgcaATTCACGACAGTCCCCCTAGTCACCATAGAGGTGTTCAattttaacagaaagaaaactaagTGTAAACTACAtgagtaacacacacacacacacacacacacacacacacacacacacacacacacacacagtttccaCCTAGTTCACTAGTCCACTTCATCACCGCCATCAGTGAATGACCTTTACTTAGACTTTTTTCATGCCCCAAGGTTTTCCTCCTGGGTTCCTGCCACCTTCCTGTTCAGCTCTGATTCTACTGGAGTCCAGAACACACACTGCAAAGCAGCAATGTGTATCAACTCCAGTCGCGTACACACATGTCTACATAATATAATTACGAGGAGTTCCCCTTTTAGCTTAATGTGATACTGGCTTGCTTAAACCCTATTCAGTTTAATGTGATGGAAAAATGCTGTTTACATGGCCATGTTTTATTCAGATTAAGGTCTTATCCAGGCCACTAAATAATATGTACTGATAGACACTGTTTGTTGTGTGCGTAACTGCATGCATTACAGGTGCAATGTTAATGCTGTTCATCTCAGAAATGGTAAGGTTCACAGAGGGCTGTTCTGCTGGGGAAAAAGCGAAGCAAATTGTTAAATTACATTACTAACATCTTTCGCTTTGTGGACTAAAGCTGTGGGATAGCAAACATACACACTctgtaaatgataaaatgagacaaaaatgtttaactttcaCTTCTGTCTTATGAAAATTCAGATTGttcatgttttataaaattatatttaaatttaaacatccTAACAATGTATTTGTGTGTCTTTTCACTACAACAAGGGATACACGTTTGAGTTTTTGTGATTTAAAGTTTATTATActattattttactggtccagCCTACTTGAGATCAAATGTGACCCCTGAACTAAAATTAATTGGATACCTaataaaaaatgcagttttttaaggtcttgattcAAACATCCTTTGTATGAATCATAAATCAATATTCTGCCAattaaaagacaacaaagaaaatgtgacaaCTTGCTGGTACCTTTAACACTGATTCAGACTGATTTACTCCCTTTTATGTGGGTACTTGGTAATGTGTGCATATTTTGACGTTTGTGAGTCATGTCTAAGGATGCTGGTGCAGCTATCCTTTTGAGTGAAActgtttgcatttttgtttcttcttattCCTTTGTAACAAGcatggaaaaagaaatattgACCTCAGTACAGGACAGAAAATCTCCAGCATGCTCCGAGTCTGTCTTGGGTTTTTCTGTCCAGGGAGAGTTCAACCAGGCTTCATCCTCTTTGGCCAAAATAGCATTTTCTAACTCAACTGAGACAAAGAATGGTGCAGTACAGACTGAAATCAGCAGTACATTTAGTGACCTACACACACTTCACCTTCTCCTCACAGAAACGTCGTCCATCTTTCAGCtcattgtgttgttttgtcctgcaggtttaatgcTTCAGTCTTATTGCAGCTTCAAGCAGATTGATCTCCTGGTCAATTAtggttgttttctaattcacattttcaccactaggttttttcttttttttttctgctttattcgGCATGATGTGCATTAGCTACCTGACCTCCAGATAGATAATGGATAAATGAACAGAATTTGTTCAAAATATATTTGCGTGAAAGATGCTGATTGAACATGGTTCTCAGTCTCTCAGCGAGGCGGTGCAGTAGCTGTGAAGGCTTTACAATATGAGTAATCTAAATTTCCAGTTTGTAAAGCCATGAAGTGAACCCTTGAGTTCACCCTTGATGGGAAGGTTGTCTGTTCCACGGGgggaagaaaacattttctctgacaGTACAATGCTAATGAACCAGTACTGAGGTCTTCCTGGATTTAGTCATGTATTACAAAGACTTCAGCAGGAATAATTGTATAacactttgttttttcagtaaaataattgttttacaaGTCTGCTGAGATCCCTTTTACATTA
Encoded here:
- the fam210ab gene encoding uncharacterized protein C18orf19 homolog B; its protein translation is MTMQRILTRGTLQRAAAVRALMVGGAVPECPLVFSCCTLRLSLLQPVGRRWLSTSACSKAAHQPKHQPPQEEPQPSSTPPSQNVQKREAEPDPIEVDPLQDKSIGLYQRFKKTFKQYGKVMIPVHLVTSSVWFGTFYYAAMKGVNVVPFLEMIGLPESLVGLLRDSSSGYALTAYAMYKIATPARYAVTLGGTSLSVQYLRKHGYLSTPPPVKEYLQDKMEETKELLTEKMEETKERFSEKMEETKERFSEKMEETKDKLSEKLQETKDRVSEGKAFFRKKGD